The proteins below are encoded in one region of Juglans microcarpa x Juglans regia isolate MS1-56 chromosome 4D, Jm3101_v1.0, whole genome shotgun sequence:
- the LOC121260829 gene encoding pentatricopeptide repeat-containing protein At4g14850-like, which translates to MLSQKSFMASLPSVAVTRTPKLDPDFRKHTASYSVPEKSPSISYQKNQAHTHLDGSSELRSLDFREALLLIKEGTEIESSYYVPLLQECIEKNSVSKAQIVHDHIMKTGTHGDLFIMTFLINVYAKCGTMDYARKVFDNLPRRNVVSWTTLMTGYVHNSQPELAIQVFQEMLEAGVYPTNYTLGTALNACSSLHSVRLGKQFHAYIIKYQIDFDTSVGNALCSFYSKFCNLGSAIKAFQRISEKNVISWTAVISACGDNGEAARGLKFFTEMLSKDIKPNEFTLTSILSLCCTTLCLGLGAQIHSLSSKLGYESYLPIKNSIMYLYLKCGWIREAQKLFDGMETVSLVTWNAMIAGHAQVMDFVEDDISAYKSGCEALNIFLKLNRSGLKPDLFTFSSILTVCSRLVALEQGGQIHAQTIKTGFLTDVVVGTALINMYSKCGSIEKASKAFVEMDTRTMISWTSMITGFSQQGWSQQALQLFEDMRLAGVRPNQITFVGVLSACSQAGMVNEALSYFEMMQKEYKIKPVMDHFACLIDMFVRLGRLKEAFDFIEKMDFEPTEFIWSLLIAGCRSHGNLELGFYAAEQLLKLKPKDTETYVLLLNMYISAGRWKDASRVRKMMKEEKLGKLQDWSWINIKEKVYSFKPNDKSHFHSADLYTSLENLLQQASSLGYESLETMEVTDEDEEENTSSSTAYHSEKLAVAFGLLNTPNATPIRVIKSVFMCRDCHNFAKYISLLTDREIIIRDSKRLHKFVNGRCSCGDFSGLP; encoded by the exons ATGCTATCCCAGAAATCCTTCATGGCTTCTTTGCCTTCAGTAGCTGTAACTCGCACTCCGAAGCTCGACCCAGACTTCAGGAAGCATACCGCCAGTTATTCTGTCCCTGAAAAG AGTCCAAGCATCTCATATCAAAAAAATCAGGCGCACACCCATTTGGATGGGAGTTCAGAACTTAGGTCTCTGGACTTCCGAGAAGCGCTTTTATTGATAAAAGAGGGGACAGAGATTGAATCGTCTTATTATGTTCCCCTCTTGCAAGAATGCATTGAAAAAAATTCGGTATCAAAAGCACAAATTGTTCATGATCACATCATGAAGACAGGTACGCATGGAGATTTGTTCATCATGACCTTCCTGATTAATGTTTATGCAAAATGTGGAACCATGGACTATGCTCGTAAGGTCTTTGACAATTTGCCTAGAAGAAATGTCGTTTCATGGACAACCCTGATGACGGGATATGTTCACAATTCACAGCCAGAGCTTGCCATCCAGGTTTTCCAAGAAATGTTGGAGGCTGGGGTTTATCCCACGAATTATACTCTCGGAACTGCTTTAAATGCTTGTTCTTCCTTGCACTCAGTTAGGTTGGGGAAGCAATTTCATGCTTATATTATCAAGTACCAGATTGACTTTGACACAAGTGTCGGCAATGCCCTGTGTAGCTTTTACTCCAAATTTTGCAATTTGGGATCTGCTATTAAAGCCTTTCAGAGGATTAGCGAAAAGAATGTGATCTCATGGACTGCAGTTATATCTGCCTGTGGTGATAATGGTGAAGCTGCGAGGGGTTTAAAGTTTTTCACGGAAATGCTAAGTAAGGATATCAAACCTAATGAGTTTACCTTGACTAGCATCTTGAGCTTGTGTTGTACAACGCTGTGTTTGGGTCTAGGAGCTCAAATTCACTCATTAAGCAGTAAACTTGGCTATGAATCATATCTACCCATTAAAAATTCTATCATGTATTTGTACCTTAAATGTGGATGGATTAGAGAGGCTCAGAAGTTGTTTGATGGAATGGAAACTGTTAGCTTGGTTACATGGAATGCAATGATTGCAGGCCATGCCCAGGTGATGGATTTTGTAGAGGATGATATTTCAGCATATAAAAGCGGATGTGAGGCACttaacattttccttaaattGAACCGGTCGGGGTTGAAACCTGATCTATTCACCTTCTCGAGTATCTTAACTGTATGTAGTAGATTGGTGGCCCTAGAACAGGGGGGACAAATCCATGCTCAGACCATTAAAACTGGGTTTTTGACAGATGTGGTAGTAGGCACTGCACTAATAAATATGTATAGTAAATGTGGAAGCATCGAAAAAGCGAGTAAAGCTTTTGTGGAGATGGATACAAGGACTATGATATCGTGGACTTCTATGATTACAGGTTTTTCTCAGCAAGGCTGGTCTCAGCAAGCGCTTCAGCTCTTCGAGGATATGAGATTAGCTGGAGTTCGGCCAAACCAGATTACTTTTGTGGGTGTCTTATCAGCCTGTAGCCAGGCTGGAATGGTCAATGAAGCACTCAGTTACTTCGAGATGATGCAAAAGGAATATAAGATTAAGCCTGTAATGGACCATTTTGCTTGCCTGATTGATATGTTTGTGAGGTTGGGTCGGTTAAAAGAAGCTTtcgattttattgaaaaaatggaTTTTGAGCCCACTGAGTTTATTTGGTCGCTCTTAATCGCCGGGTGTCGAAGTCACGGGAACTTAGAATTGGGGTTTTATGCTGCTGAACAACTGCTCAAGCTCAAACCAAAAGATACTGAAACTTATGTCTTGTTGTTAAATATGTATATCTCTGCAGGCAGATGGAAGGATGCTTCTAGGGtgagaaaaatgatgaaagagGAGAAACTTGGGAAATTGCAGGATTGGAGCTGGATTAACATCAAGGAGAAGGTATATTCATTTAAACCGAATGACAAGTCACATTTTCACAGTGCTGATCTTTACACATCACTGGAGAATTTGCTTCAACAAGCAAGTAGTCTTGGATACGAGTCCCTAGAAACTATGGAGGTAACtgatgaggatgaggaggaaAATACATCCTCTTCTACCGCTTATCACAGTGAAAAGTTGGCCGTTGCATTTGGACTGTTGAACACGCCAAATGCTACGCCAATACGGGTAATCAAGAGTGTCTTTATGTGCAGGGACTGCCATAATTTTGCGAAGTACATTTCATTACTGACTGATAGGGAAATCATCATTCGAGATAGCAAGCGGCTTCACAAATTTGTTAATGGACGCTGTTCATGTGGAGACTTCAGTGGTCTTCCTTGA